One Pecten maximus chromosome 16, xPecMax1.1, whole genome shotgun sequence DNA window includes the following coding sequences:
- the LOC117314631 gene encoding uncharacterized protein LOC117314631: protein MSFGYQEELPPDAKGRYIEKLHIIGEDICPYKVPADTWINDPKQWPPLQYNDVYSYLIKFPRVYSSEAMENYRSLDAHVFFVSGWVQTVFHRKTTCGHVIAKADVKPSWRVTDEPHHPWVALKRNGPVITAHCDCMAGLGETCSHIGALLFKMEAAVRFGYTRSTCTDESCLWNQCFTKDVQPAPISDIKFYKQAAKDRLTNKKFKTQPTPSTEEEQQTFLESLSSLEENLVGLSAFKEYAGPFVGLGPKLVKDKLPPSLRNMFNERNNMMSDEDFLQLSEKTIENFKITVDEVKKVEDITRSQSSSLAWHHQRSGRITASVAGEVLHTSTSNPSLSLLKKICIPNTSSPNVPSLNWGKQHEEDAYKLYQFLMEVEDSGELDIIPKGEIFLKDISHKHVNLNVAKAGFCISFSKPFLGASPDGHVFCECCGKGLLEIKCPYNMRQTTLMEALKDKTFCLDADTFSVKRNHKYFAQVQLQMYACDGQYTDFVVWSPNDCVISRIRRDDAFIDEMVESLEQFWKCVVLPELLTRKIENSNVNKSGNITGYIVQKDADKTFCLCKTTKDNADMVGCDRCDDWFHPACLKLKRLPKSKTWYCPKCRQQKKKQKL from the exons ATGTCGTTCGGATATCAAGAAGAGTTACCCCCAGATGCTAAGGGACGGTATATTGAAAAATTGCATATTATTGGTGAAGATATCTGCCCCTACAAGGTCCCCGCTGACACCTGGATCAATGACCCGAAGCAATGGCCGCCATTACAGTACAACGATGTTTACAGTTACCTCATCAAATTTCCTC GTGTATATTCATCAGAGGCTATGGAAAACTACAGATCCCTTGATGCCCATGTGTTCTTCGTATCTGGATGGGTGCAGACAGTTTTTCATAGAAAGACAACCTGTGGACATGTGATTGCAAAGGCAGATGTGAAACCATCATGGAGAGTGACAGACGAGCCTCATCACCCTTGGGTTGCTTTAAAGAGAAATGGACCAGTTATCACTGCCCATTGCGACTGTATGGCTGG ACTCGGAGAGACCTGTTCTCACATTGGCGCCCTGTTGTTCAAGATGGAAGCAGCGGTCCGTTTCGGATATACAAGGTCCACCTGCACCGATGAATCGTGTCTATGGAACCAGTGTTTCACCAAGGATGTGCAGCCAGCACCAATATCGGACATTAAGTTTTATAAACAGGCAGCTAAGGATAGACTTACTAATAAGAAATTTAAGACTCAACCTACACCATCAACAGAGGAAGAGCAACAGACATTTTTAGAGTCTTTAAGTAGCCTGGAGGAAAATTTAGTTGGACTTAGTGCCTTCAAGGAGTATGCGGGGCCTTTTGTTGGACTAGGACCAAAACTGGTAAAAGATAAACTACCACCCTCTTTGAGGAACATGTTTAATGAAAGAAACAATATGATGTCAGATGAAGACTTTTTGCAGTTATCTGAGAAAAccattgaaaatttcaaaataacagTTGATGAAGTAAAGAAGGTGGAGGACATTACTAGGAGCCAATCAAGTTCCTTAGCCTGGCACCATCAGAGATCTGGCCGCATCACTGCCTCAGTTGCAGGGGAGGTACTGCATACTTCAACATCAAATCCGTCACTTTCCCTCTTGAAGAAGATATGCATTCCCAACACGTCATCACCAAATGTACCTTCATTGAATTGGGGAAAGCAGCATGAAGAAGATGCTTATAAACTGTATCAGTTTCTGATGGAAGTGGAAGACAGCGGTGAGCTAGATATTATTCCAAAAGGAGAGATCTTTTTGAAAGACATATCTCATAAGCATGTGAACTTAAACGTGGCAAAGGCAGGATTTTGTATTTCTTTCAGTAAACCTTTCCTTGGGGCTTCACCAGATGGCCATGTGTTTTGTGAGTGTTGTGGGAAAGGCCTTCTGGAAATTAAATGTCCATACAACATGAGACAAACAACATTGATGGAGGCTTTAAAGGACAAAACTTTCTGTCTGGATGCAGACACATTCAGTGTGAAGAGAAACCACAAGTACTTTGCACAAGTACAGCTACAGATGTACGCTTGTGATGGTCAATACACAGATTTTGTGGTATGGAGCCCCAACGATTGTGTAATTAGCCGTATTCGAAGGGACGATGCCTTTATCGACGAAATGGTTGAAAGTCTTGAACAGTTTTGGAAGTGTGTGGTTTTACCAGAGTTGTTGACCAGAAAGATTGAAAACAGCAATGTAAACAAGTCTGGCAACATAACTGGATACATAGTTCAGAAAGATGCTGacaaaacattctgtttatgtAAAACCACGAAGGACAATGCAGACATGGTTGGATGTGATAGATGTGATGACTGGTTTCATCCAGCGTGCTTGAAGTTAAAGAGACTACCCAAATCCAAAACATGGTACTGTCCTAAATGTAGACAGCAAAAGAAAAAACAGAAATTGTGA